A window of Campylobacter lari subsp. lari contains these coding sequences:
- the rplU gene encoding 50S ribosomal protein L21, producing MYAIIKHSGKQYRVSQGDELKLDRFEAEVKSSVEVSEVLAVCDKELKVGAPFVAGAKVVLEVIAHGKDKKVVIYKKRRRKDSKLKRGFRRQFTRVRVVDIKA from the coding sequence ATGTATGCTATTATAAAACACAGTGGAAAACAATATAGAGTAAGCCAAGGTGATGAGCTTAAACTAGATCGTTTTGAAGCTGAAGTAAAATCAAGCGTAGAAGTAAGTGAAGTTCTTGCTGTATGCGATAAAGAATTAAAGGTAGGTGCGCCGTTTGTTGCGGGTGCAAAAGTTGTTTTAGAAGTGATTGCTCATGGAAAAGACAAAAAAGTTGTGATTTATAAAAAAAGACGCAGAAAAGACTCAAAATTAAAACGCGGTTTTAGAAGACAATTTACTCGCGTTAGAGTAGTAGATATTAAAGCTTAA
- the fmt gene encoding methionyl-tRNA formyltransferase, with protein sequence MKNIIFMGTPSYATCILKELIKEGFNIQALFTQSDKPVGRKQILTPSDTKKFVLENNLNIKIFTPKSLKDENIINEIKILKPDFIVVAAYGKILPKEILDIAPCINLHASLLPKYRGASPIQSAILNGDKISGVCTMLMEEGLDSGAILESTECDIEGKNSAEVFIMLSNLAAKLTISTLLNFEKIIPKKQDESLVIHCKKIKKEDGLITLDNASEIYQKFLAFTPWPGIFFENGMKFLDIELIDSEKTQKSGVILQVEKESFLLSCKKGILRIKTLQESGKKALDAKTYLNGKRLKLGDSLF encoded by the coding sequence ATGAAAAATATCATTTTTATGGGAACACCTTCTTATGCAACTTGTATTTTAAAAGAGTTGATTAAAGAAGGTTTTAATATACAAGCTTTATTTACTCAAAGCGATAAACCTGTGGGAAGAAAACAAATTTTAACTCCAAGTGATACTAAAAAATTTGTTTTAGAAAATAATTTAAATATAAAAATTTTTACTCCAAAAAGCTTAAAAGATGAAAATATAATTAATGAAATAAAAATCCTAAAACCTGATTTTATAGTGGTTGCTGCTTATGGGAAGATTTTACCAAAAGAAATTTTAGACATCGCTCCTTGTATCAATTTGCACGCTTCCTTGCTTCCTAAATATCGTGGTGCTTCGCCTATACAAAGCGCTATTTTAAATGGGGATAAAATAAGTGGGGTTTGCACTATGCTTATGGAAGAAGGGCTTGATAGTGGTGCAATTTTAGAAAGCACAGAATGTGATATAGAAGGTAAAAATTCAGCCGAAGTTTTTATTATGCTTTCTAATTTAGCAGCCAAACTTACTATTTCTACACTTTTGAATTTTGAAAAAATTATCCCAAAAAAGCAAGATGAAAGCTTGGTTATACATTGTAAAAAAATCAAAAAAGAAGATGGCTTGATTACTTTAGATAATGCAAGTGAAATCTATCAAAAATTTCTAGCTTTTACACCTTGGCCTGGAATTTTTTTTGAAAATGGTATGAAATTTTTAGACATAGAACTAATTGATAGTGAAAAAACTCAAAAATCAGGTGTGATTTTACAAGTAGAAAAGGAAAGCTTTTTGCTTTCATGTAAAAAAGGTATTTTAAGGATTAAAACTTTACAAGAAAGTGGAAAAAAAGCTTTAGATGCTAAGACTTATCTAAATGGAAAAAGGTTAAAACTTGGAGATAGTTTATTTTGA
- a CDS encoding biotin--[acetyl-CoA-carboxylase] ligase, producing the protein MEIVYFDELESTQIYLSDKIRSGEITNNTAICAFVQSAGIGSRDNTWQSKQGNLHVSFCIKTQELAQDLPLASASIYFAFLMKEVLQRQNSKVWIKWPNDFYIEDKKIGGLMSSKINDFLVVGIGINLKYAPFNAEILDIEVDIAKLLNEYFSYVDEKILWKNIFSKYMLEFEKSRNFFIHNEGKILSLKDALLYKDGSILLDNKRIYSLR; encoded by the coding sequence TTGGAGATAGTTTATTTTGATGAACTTGAATCAACTCAAATTTATTTAAGTGATAAAATTCGCAGCGGAGAAATTACTAACAATACAGCCATTTGTGCTTTTGTTCAAAGTGCTGGTATAGGCAGCAGGGATAATACTTGGCAAAGTAAGCAAGGAAATTTACATGTATCTTTTTGCATAAAAACTCAAGAATTAGCACAAGATCTTCCTTTGGCTTCTGCTAGTATATACTTTGCATTTTTAATGAAAGAAGTATTGCAAAGACAAAATTCAAAAGTATGGATTAAATGGCCCAATGATTTTTACATAGAAGATAAAAAAATAGGCGGTCTGATGAGTTCTAAAATCAATGATTTTTTGGTTGTAGGAATAGGGATTAATCTTAAATATGCTCCATTTAATGCTGAAATTTTAGACATAGAAGTAGATATAGCAAAACTTTTAAATGAGTATTTTTCTTATGTAGATGAGAAAATTTTATGGAAGAATATTTTTAGCAAGTATATGCTAGAATTTGAAAAATCAAGAAATTTTTTTATACATAATGAAGGTAAGATTTTATCTTTAAAAGATGCTTTGTTGTATAAAGATGGTTCTATATTGTTAGATAATAAAAGGATATATAGTTTAAGATGA
- a CDS encoding ParA family protein — MSEIITIANQKGGVGKTTTAINLAASLAVAEKKVLLIDIDPQANATTGLGFNRSNYEYNIYHVFIGRKKLSEIILKTELPQLYLAPSNISLVGIEQEVVKESGEYRTILREKIKEIAKDYDFIIIDSPPALGSITVNAFAASDSVIIPIQCEFYALEGVAMVLNTIKFVKKTINPKLKIKGFLPTMYSSQNNLSKDTVEDLKQNFKQKLFRTGDNEDDFIIIPRNVKLAESPSYGKPIILYDIKSPGSVAYQNLAHSILG; from the coding sequence ATGAGTGAGATAATAACTATTGCAAATCAAAAAGGCGGAGTGGGTAAAACTACTACTGCTATTAATCTAGCGGCTTCTTTAGCAGTAGCTGAAAAAAAGGTTCTTTTGATAGATATTGATCCACAAGCTAATGCTACAACAGGACTTGGTTTTAATAGAAGTAATTATGAATATAATATTTATCATGTTTTTATAGGTAGGAAAAAACTTTCCGAGATTATTTTAAAAACTGAGCTTCCGCAATTATATTTAGCTCCATCAAATATTTCTTTGGTTGGGATTGAGCAAGAAGTAGTAAAAGAAAGTGGTGAATATAGAACGATTTTAAGGGAAAAAATCAAAGAAATTGCTAAAGATTATGATTTTATTATCATTGACTCACCTCCTGCGCTTGGAAGCATTACGGTAAATGCTTTTGCAGCAAGCGATAGTGTCATCATACCTATACAATGTGAGTTTTATGCACTTGAGGGTGTTGCGATGGTTTTAAACACTATTAAATTTGTGAAAAAAACTATCAATCCAAAACTAAAAATAAAAGGCTTTTTGCCAACTATGTATAGCTCTCAAAATAATCTTTCAAAAGATACTGTGGAGGATTTAAAGCAAAATTTCAAACAAAAGCTATTTAGAACAGGTGATAATGAAGATGATTTTATCATCATACCAAGAAATGTAAAACTTGCTGAAAGTCCAAGCTATGGAAAGCCTATTATACTTTATGATATAAAATCTCCAGGTTCAGTGGCGTACCAAAATTTAGCACATTCTATATTAGGATAA
- the rpmA gene encoding 50S ribosomal protein L27: protein MAHKKGQGSTQNNRDSIGRRLGVKKFGGEFVRAGNIIIRQRGTATHAGNNVGIGKDHTIFALIDGFVKFERKDKNRKKVSVYPA, encoded by the coding sequence ATGGCACACAAGAAAGGTCAAGGTTCAACTCAAAATAATCGTGATTCTATAGGTCGTCGTCTAGGTGTTAAGAAATTTGGTGGAGAATTTGTTCGCGCTGGCAACATTATCATTCGCCAAAGAGGAACAGCAACTCATGCTGGAAATAATGTAGGTATAGGTAAAGATCATACTATATTTGCTTTAATTGATGGTTTTGTAAAATTTGAAAGAAAAGATAAAAATAGAAAAAAAGTTTCTGTTTATCCTGCATAA
- the obgE gene encoding GTPase ObgE encodes MFIDNVKLVLSSGNGGKGAVSFRREKHVPLGGPDGGDGGNGGDVYFICDNNTHTLAHFKGKKELKAQNGQPGLGRNKNGKRGESLELIVPQGTQVIDAQSGEVLLDMLVEGQKELFLKGGKGGLGNTHFKNSTNQRPDYAQPGVAGKTLSVRLELKLIADVGLVGFPNVGKSTLISVVSNARPEIANYEFTTLTPKLGMVEVDDYNSFVMADIPGIIEGASDGRGLGLEFLRHIERTSFLLFVLDPLRDMSLKEQFCILRKELEKFSSKLYTRNFGLMLSKSDSVNLGEEFAKKIEDDYNELKAYLQSQNNPQSFFIKVSSLEKTGLKELKFMLLEEVKKIRNQNNL; translated from the coding sequence ATGTTTATAGATAATGTGAAATTAGTTTTAAGTTCAGGTAATGGTGGTAAAGGCGCTGTGAGTTTTCGCCGTGAAAAACATGTTCCACTTGGTGGGCCTGATGGTGGCGATGGTGGAAACGGTGGCGATGTATATTTTATATGTGATAACAATACCCATACCTTAGCACACTTTAAAGGCAAAAAAGAACTTAAAGCACAAAATGGTCAACCAGGTTTGGGTCGTAATAAAAATGGCAAAAGAGGGGAAAGTTTAGAATTAATCGTTCCTCAAGGCACTCAGGTAATTGATGCGCAAAGCGGGGAAGTTTTGCTTGATATGCTAGTAGAAGGTCAAAAAGAACTCTTTTTAAAAGGTGGTAAAGGCGGTCTTGGCAATACTCACTTTAAAAACTCTACTAATCAGCGCCCAGATTACGCCCAACCAGGCGTGGCAGGAAAAACCTTAAGTGTGCGTTTAGAGCTAAAACTCATAGCAGATGTTGGGCTTGTAGGATTTCCAAATGTAGGAAAATCCACTCTTATAAGTGTAGTGTCTAATGCAAGACCTGAAATAGCTAATTATGAATTTACTACTTTAACTCCAAAACTTGGTATGGTTGAAGTAGATGATTATAATTCTTTTGTAATGGCAGATATCCCAGGTATTATAGAAGGTGCAAGCGATGGTAGGGGTTTGGGACTTGAGTTTTTAAGGCACATAGAAAGAACTTCTTTTTTGCTTTTTGTACTTGATCCATTAAGAGATATGAGCTTAAAAGAGCAATTTTGCATTTTAAGAAAAGAATTAGAAAAATTTTCAAGCAAACTTTATACAAGAAATTTTGGCTTAATGCTTTCAAAAAGTGATAGCGTAAATTTAGGCGAAGAATTTGCTAAAAAAATAGAAGATGATTATAATGAATTAAAAGCTTATTTGCAAAGTCAAAATAATCCGCAAAGTTTTTTTATAAAAGTATCAAGTCTTGAAAAAACCGGACTTAAAGAACTTAAATTTATGCTTTTAGAAGAAGTTAAAAAAATTAGAAACCAAAATAATCTTTAA